The genomic segment GCCGCACAGGGGGCGGCGCGACCGCGCTACGCCGCGCGAAGCACGGCGCAGCGCGCAACAACTCAGTCTTCGACGCCGGCCACGACCAGGATCGGCAGGTGGTCGCTCTCGCCCTGCGGGAGGGTGTCGATCGAGTCGATGCGGGTGTGCGCGCTCGTCACGAAGTCGAAGTGGCCCTTGAAGTACTTGTAGCGCGCGTAGGTCGGCTTGTCGCTGAACGACAGCAGGTAGCCCGACTCCTCCATGCGCTCGGAGAGGTTCGCGCGGAACCAGGGGTAGTTGTAGTCGCCCACCATGACGGTCGGCAGGCCCGGGCCCATCACGCGTAGCGCGTGGTGCGCGGCAGCGATCTGCTTGCGGCGAAGCGAGTTGGAGGCCGTCAGCGGCGCCGCGTGGAAGGAGCCCACCAGGATCTCCTTGCCGATCTCCTTGTCGAACAGCTTCGCCGCGAGCAACCGCTCGTGGGCCGGCGCCATCACGCGGTCGTGCATCGACTTGCGCAACGCGAAGACGCGGGTGGCGTGCAGCTCGAAGCGGTCTTCGCGATAGTAGACGGCGAGCCC from the Herbiconiux aconitum genome contains:
- a CDS encoding endonuclease/exonuclease/phosphatase family protein translates to MGRELNIVSYNLRKHHASGELSDLSRLYDVDIMCLQECDTEDIPERIDHLVLADSTKTNRLGLAVYYREDRFELHATRVFALRKSMHDRVMAPAHERLLAAKLFDKEIGKEILVGSFHAAPLTASNSLRRKQIAAAHHALRVMGPGLPTVMVGDYNYPWFRANLSERMEESGYLLSFSDKPTYARYKYFKGHFDFVTSAHTRIDSIDTLPQGESDHLPILVVAGVED